Proteins from a genomic interval of Croceicoccus naphthovorans:
- the mutS gene encoding DNA mismatch repair protein MutS — translation MAGGATPMMQQYFALKEQAGDCLLFYRMGDFFELFFDDAKVAAGVLDIALTSRGENNGEPVPMCGVPVHAADNYLARLIRAGCRVAIAEQVETPAEAKERARKEGRASKALVRRDIVRFVTAGTLTEDTLLESRSANVLAALAPLRDAVGIAAIDISTGEMALERVQPDGIAAALSRIGPAEMVVPEGWEDAPEGSITRPRSAFSSDEGEAQLKALHGVATLDAFGAFDRAHLAAAGGLIAYLDHVGRGTLPLVLPPRLREAGGHLAMDEATRASLEVTFSASGTRKGSLIDCIDRCLTGAGARLLSEDLSAPLADPGAIRDRLAAVEWLYDDALLREDLRRALRALPDVGRALGRIVAGRGSPRDLGQLRDGLNEARMLHEMLQQRGSLPGLVERLLPVLAGHGALVEMLTRALVSAPPTERASGGYIAEGYDASLDELRSIAKNGRRAIAALEAKYRDQTGIATLKIKHNGVLGYFIEVSARHADALMAADSGFTHRQTMKDAVRFNALALHEEASRISEAGGRSLAAEDAHFEELVERAIAAKEAIAATAQALARIDVCAGQAERAAEGGWTLPEIRDDAVLDVTGGRHPVVEAALSASGDRFVANDCALSDRDRLWLIGGPNMGGKSTFLRQNALIVLLAQAGGFVPAESARIGVVDRLFSRVGASDNLARGRSTFMVEMVETAAILSQATERSFVILDEVGRGTSTYDGLALAWAVAEAVHETVRCRCLFATHYHEMARLAETCEALSLHHARAREWKGDLVLLHELAEGPADRSYGLAVARLAGLPKPVIARAKTILDKLEKGRAETGGLGAGLGDLPLFAAAAEVAEEQCDTLRETLRDLDVDALSPREALDMLYALKRGAGEDTA, via the coding sequence ATGGCAGGCGGCGCCACCCCGATGATGCAGCAATACTTCGCTCTGAAGGAGCAGGCGGGCGACTGCCTGCTGTTCTATCGCATGGGCGACTTTTTCGAGCTGTTCTTCGACGATGCGAAAGTCGCGGCAGGCGTGCTGGATATCGCGCTCACTTCTCGCGGGGAAAACAATGGAGAGCCGGTGCCGATGTGCGGCGTGCCGGTCCACGCGGCCGACAATTACCTCGCCCGCCTGATCCGCGCCGGTTGCCGTGTCGCCATTGCCGAACAGGTGGAAACCCCCGCAGAGGCGAAGGAACGCGCCCGCAAGGAGGGCCGCGCGTCCAAGGCGCTGGTCCGGCGCGACATCGTGCGCTTCGTAACGGCGGGCACGCTGACCGAGGATACGCTGCTGGAATCGCGCAGCGCCAATGTGCTGGCGGCGCTGGCTCCCTTGCGCGATGCTGTGGGGATCGCTGCGATCGACATTTCAACCGGCGAGATGGCGCTGGAACGGGTGCAGCCAGACGGGATCGCCGCGGCCTTGTCGCGCATCGGCCCGGCTGAAATGGTCGTGCCCGAGGGGTGGGAAGACGCGCCCGAGGGCAGCATCACCCGCCCGCGTAGCGCGTTTAGCAGCGACGAAGGTGAAGCACAGTTAAAAGCTTTGCACGGTGTCGCAACGCTTGATGCCTTCGGCGCGTTCGACCGCGCGCACCTTGCCGCCGCCGGTGGGCTGATCGCTTACCTCGACCATGTGGGGCGTGGCACATTGCCGCTGGTCCTGCCGCCGCGTTTGCGCGAAGCGGGCGGGCACCTTGCGATGGACGAGGCAACGCGGGCCAGCCTTGAGGTCACATTCTCGGCCAGTGGCACCCGCAAAGGCAGCCTGATCGATTGCATCGACCGCTGTCTGACCGGCGCGGGCGCGCGGCTCCTGTCCGAAGACCTCTCGGCCCCGCTGGCCGATCCGGGCGCGATCCGCGACAGGCTGGCGGCGGTCGAGTGGCTGTACGACGACGCATTGCTACGCGAAGACCTGCGCCGTGCCTTGCGGGCCTTGCCCGATGTCGGGCGCGCACTGGGGCGGATCGTTGCCGGACGCGGAAGCCCGCGCGATCTGGGCCAGCTGCGCGACGGGCTGAACGAGGCGCGGATGCTGCACGAGATGTTGCAGCAGCGCGGAAGCCTGCCGGGTTTGGTGGAGCGCTTGCTGCCCGTCCTTGCCGGGCATGGCGCGCTGGTCGAGATGCTGACCCGCGCACTGGTATCCGCCCCGCCGACCGAGCGGGCGAGCGGTGGCTATATTGCAGAAGGTTACGACGCCTCGCTCGACGAGTTGCGGTCGATTGCGAAGAACGGCCGCCGCGCGATTGCCGCGCTGGAGGCGAAGTATCGAGACCAGACCGGAATCGCGACGCTGAAGATCAAGCACAACGGCGTGCTTGGCTATTTCATCGAGGTGTCCGCCCGTCACGCCGATGCGCTGATGGCGGCGGACAGCGGCTTCACCCACCGCCAGACGATGAAAGATGCAGTGCGCTTCAACGCATTGGCCCTGCATGAGGAAGCAAGCCGCATTTCCGAAGCAGGCGGGCGCTCGCTGGCGGCGGAAGACGCGCATTTCGAAGAACTGGTCGAACGCGCGATCGCCGCGAAGGAAGCTATCGCGGCGACTGCACAGGCCCTCGCCCGCATCGACGTGTGCGCCGGACAGGCCGAGCGCGCTGCGGAGGGCGGCTGGACCCTGCCCGAGATACGCGACGACGCGGTACTGGACGTGACCGGCGGGCGGCACCCGGTGGTAGAGGCGGCGCTATCCGCCAGCGGCGACCGCTTTGTCGCCAACGATTGCGCACTGTCCGACCGCGATCGGCTGTGGCTGATCGGCGGGCCGAACATGGGCGGCAAGTCGACATTCCTGCGCCAGAACGCGCTGATCGTCCTGCTCGCACAGGCGGGCGGGTTCGTGCCGGCAGAGAGCGCAAGAATCGGCGTGGTCGACCGCTTGTTCAGCCGTGTCGGCGCATCGGACAACCTCGCCCGTGGCCGCTCCACCTTCATGGTCGAGATGGTCGAAACCGCCGCGATCCTGTCGCAGGCGACCGAACGCAGCTTCGTGATCCTCGACGAAGTAGGGCGCGGGACCAGCACTTACGACGGCCTTGCGCTGGCTTGGGCCGTGGCCGAAGCGGTGCACGAAACCGTCCGCTGCCGCTGCCTCTTCGCCACGCACTATCACGAAATGGCGCGGCTGGCCGAGACTTGCGAGGCGCTGTCGCTCCACCACGCCCGGGCGCGTGAGTGGAAGGGGGATCTCGTCCTGTTGCACGAACTGGCCGAGGGTCCGGCGGATCGCAGCTATGGCCTCGCCGTCGCGCGGCTGGCGGGATTGCCCAAGCCGGTAATCGCGCGGGCCAAGACCATTCTCGACAAGCTGGAAAAGGGCCGCGCCGAAACCGGCGGGCTTGGGGCTGGTCTTGGCGACCTGCCACTCTTCGCCGCTGCTGCGGAAGTAGCCGAGGAGCAGTGCGATACGCTGCGCGAAACCCTACGCGATCTCGATGTCGATGCTCTGTCGCCGCGTGAGGCGCTGGACATGCTCTACGCCCTGAAGCGCGGCGCGGGCGAAGATACCGCCTGA
- a CDS encoding NADP-dependent malic enzyme: MADKSESNSGESKSKVSFTEREALFYHETIRPGKIEIVASKPMATQRDLSLAYSPGVAAPVEAIAADPANAAKYTARSNLVAVISNGTAILGLGNLGALASKPVMEGKSVLFKRFADVDSIDIELDTEDPEAFINAVALMEPTFGGINLEDIAAPECFIIEQALREKMNIPVMHDDQHGTAIIAAAGLINACHLTGRKMDEIKMVVNGAGASALACTALIKAMGVRHDNVIVCDRKGPIYPGRDGVDQWKSAHAVETDARSLAEALVGADVFLGLSAAGALKPEWVEKMADQPIIFAMANPTPEITPDDAHAVRPDAIVATGRSDYPNQVNNVLGFPFIFRGALDVQATAINEEMKIAAARAIAELARERVPEEVAVAYGVNHQFGRDYIIPAPFDPRLMEVVSSAVAKAAMDSGVAKAPIADFDEYALRLKARLNPTTSALTSVYERAKANPKRVVFAEAEEDVVLRAAIQFRDFGYGEPVLVGRTDKVKDKLKELAVEDIDSFEIQNSADSEYVPEMADYLYNRLQRRGYTERDVRRMVNQDRNVFASLLCALGKGDAMISGLTRPFAQTMKEVSLVLDPKKDEVPFGIHLMIGKNYTVFLADTTINERPDAKMLAHIAKETAKVAQRLGHEPRVAFLSYSTFGNPAGKWLENIREAVHHLDDEGVDFEYEGEMAPDAALNPTVMKLYPFSRLSAPANVLIMPGLQSANLSAKLLRELAGASTIGPMLIGMEKPVQIAPMTAIAPDVLTLAVLAAAEVVG; encoded by the coding sequence TTGGCGGATAAGAGCGAGAGCAATTCGGGCGAAAGCAAATCGAAGGTCAGCTTCACCGAGCGTGAGGCGTTGTTCTATCACGAGACGATCCGGCCCGGTAAGATCGAGATCGTCGCATCGAAGCCGATGGCGACGCAGCGCGACCTTTCGCTTGCCTATTCGCCCGGCGTGGCCGCGCCGGTAGAGGCGATCGCCGCCGATCCGGCGAATGCCGCGAAGTACACCGCCCGTTCGAACCTTGTCGCCGTGATCTCCAACGGCACCGCGATCCTCGGCCTCGGCAATCTTGGCGCGCTGGCGTCGAAGCCGGTGATGGAGGGCAAGTCGGTCCTGTTCAAACGCTTCGCCGATGTCGATTCCATCGACATCGAGCTCGACACCGAAGACCCCGAGGCATTCATCAACGCCGTCGCATTGATGGAGCCGACCTTCGGCGGCATCAACCTTGAGGATATTGCCGCACCAGAATGCTTCATTATCGAGCAGGCCTTGCGCGAAAAGATGAACATTCCGGTGATGCACGACGATCAACACGGCACCGCGATCATCGCGGCGGCTGGCCTGATCAACGCCTGCCACCTGACCGGGCGCAAGATGGACGAGATCAAGATGGTCGTGAACGGGGCCGGTGCCTCGGCGCTGGCCTGTACCGCACTGATCAAGGCGATGGGCGTGCGGCACGACAACGTGATCGTCTGCGACCGCAAGGGACCGATCTATCCCGGCCGTGACGGTGTGGATCAGTGGAAGAGCGCGCACGCGGTAGAGACCGATGCCCGCAGCCTTGCCGAAGCGCTGGTAGGCGCGGATGTTTTCCTTGGCCTGTCGGCGGCCGGTGCGCTGAAGCCCGAGTGGGTCGAGAAGATGGCGGATCAGCCGATCATCTTCGCGATGGCCAATCCCACGCCGGAAATCACGCCCGACGATGCCCATGCCGTGCGCCCTGATGCCATCGTTGCTACGGGCCGGTCGGACTATCCGAACCAGGTCAACAACGTGCTGGGCTTTCCCTTCATCTTCCGCGGCGCGCTCGACGTGCAGGCGACCGCGATCAACGAAGAGATGAAGATCGCCGCCGCCCGTGCAATCGCCGAACTGGCCCGCGAACGCGTGCCGGAAGAAGTGGCCGTGGCCTATGGCGTGAACCACCAGTTCGGGCGCGATTACATCATTCCCGCGCCGTTCGATCCGCGTTTGATGGAGGTCGTGTCCTCCGCCGTCGCCAAGGCGGCGATGGATTCTGGTGTTGCCAAGGCCCCGATCGCGGATTTCGACGAATATGCCCTTCGCCTGAAGGCCCGCCTGAACCCGACGACTTCTGCGCTGACCAGCGTGTACGAGCGGGCCAAGGCGAACCCCAAGCGCGTGGTCTTTGCCGAGGCGGAGGAGGATGTCGTCCTTCGCGCCGCGATTCAGTTCCGCGACTTCGGCTATGGCGAGCCGGTACTGGTGGGCCGTACCGACAAGGTGAAGGACAAGCTGAAGGAACTGGCGGTCGAGGATATCGACAGCTTCGAGATCCAGAACTCCGCCGATTCCGAATACGTGCCCGAAATGGCGGATTATCTGTATAACCGCCTGCAACGGCGCGGTTATACCGAACGTGACGTGCGCCGCATGGTCAATCAGGACCGCAATGTCTTCGCCTCGCTGCTCTGCGCCTTGGGTAAGGGCGATGCGATGATTTCCGGCCTGACGCGCCCCTTCGCGCAGACGATGAAGGAAGTCAGCCTCGTCCTCGACCCCAAGAAGGACGAGGTGCCGTTCGGCATTCACCTGATGATCGGCAAGAATTATACCGTGTTCCTGGCCGACACCACGATCAACGAGCGACCCGATGCCAAGATGCTGGCGCATATCGCCAAGGAGACCGCAAAGGTTGCCCAGCGGCTGGGCCACGAACCGCGTGTCGCGTTCCTGTCGTACTCCACGTTCGGCAACCCGGCGGGCAAGTGGTTGGAGAACATTCGCGAAGCGGTGCACCACCTCGACGATGAAGGCGTGGATTTCGAGTACGAAGGCGAAATGGCACCCGATGCTGCGCTGAACCCGACAGTGATGAAGCTTTATCCGTTCAGCCGCCTGTCGGCCCCGGCCAATGTGCTGATCATGCCGGGCCTGCAATCGGCGAACCTGTCGGCGAAGCTGCTGCGCGAACTGGCGGGGGCGAGCACGATCGGCCCGATGCTGATCGGTATGGAAAAGCCGGTCCAGATCGCCCCGATGACCGCGATTGCGCCCGACGTGCTGACGCTGGCGGTGCTGGCTGCTGCGGAAGTGGTGGGCTGA
- the arsB gene encoding ACR3 family arsenite efflux transporter: MTATNAPEPTAAGLGLFERWLSIWVGAAILGGIALGNVAQPMFAAMAAVEFASVNLIVAVLIWAMIFPMMVAVDFSAVRRVGHKPKGLIITLVVNWLVKPFSMAALAVLFFEVVFADLIAPSDAQQYIAGLILLGAAPCTAMVFVWSQLTRGDPAYTLVQVAANDLIMVVAFAPIVALLLGVTDIAVPWTTLLLSVLLYVVVPLAAGAMVRRRVLNSHGGDEASVSTFTARIKPLSIMGLLLTVVLLFGFQAETIVGNPLLIALIAAPIVVQSYGIFLIAYAAAKAWRVPHAIAAPCALIGTSNFFELAVAVAIGLFGLGSGAALATVVGVLVEVPVMLSLVAIANRTRPMFPGG; the protein is encoded by the coding sequence ATGACCGCCACGAATGCACCCGAACCCACCGCAGCGGGCCTTGGCCTGTTCGAAAGATGGTTGTCGATCTGGGTCGGTGCCGCGATCCTTGGGGGCATAGCGCTGGGCAACGTCGCGCAGCCGATGTTCGCCGCAATGGCTGCGGTGGAGTTTGCATCCGTCAACCTGATCGTCGCAGTACTCATCTGGGCGATGATCTTCCCTATGATGGTCGCGGTCGACTTTTCCGCCGTGCGCCGCGTGGGCCACAAGCCAAAGGGGCTGATCATCACGCTGGTCGTGAACTGGCTGGTGAAGCCGTTTTCGATGGCGGCACTGGCCGTGCTTTTCTTCGAAGTCGTATTCGCCGACCTGATCGCTCCGTCTGACGCGCAGCAATATATCGCGGGCCTGATCCTGCTGGGGGCCGCACCGTGTACCGCGATGGTCTTCGTCTGGTCGCAACTGACCCGTGGCGACCCGGCCTATACGCTTGTGCAGGTCGCCGCGAACGACCTGATCATGGTGGTCGCCTTCGCGCCGATAGTCGCGCTCCTGCTCGGCGTCACGGATATTGCGGTGCCGTGGACCACGCTTTTGCTGTCCGTACTGCTCTACGTCGTCGTGCCGCTTGCCGCCGGTGCGATGGTGCGTCGGCGCGTATTGAACAGCCACGGCGGAGATGAAGCCTCGGTCAGCACATTCACCGCGCGGATCAAGCCGCTTTCGATCATGGGCCTGTTGCTGACGGTCGTGCTGCTATTCGGCTTTCAGGCAGAGACCATCGTCGGCAATCCGCTTCTGATCGCGCTGATCGCCGCGCCGATCGTCGTACAGAGCTATGGAATCTTTCTGATCGCCTATGCCGCCGCAAAGGCATGGCGGGTTCCCCACGCCATTGCCGCCCCTTGTGCGCTGATCGGCACATCGAACTTCTTCGAACTCGCGGTGGCGGTGGCTATCGGCCTGTTCGGCCTTGGCAGCGGCGCGGCGCTGGCCACCGTGGTCGGCGTGCTGGTCGAAGTGCCGGTGATGCTCTCGCTCGTGGCCATCGCCAACCGCACCCGCCCGATGTTTCCGGGCGGGTGA
- a CDS encoding NAD-dependent deacylase translates to MGDMTGKSNGIRNIVILTGAGVSAESGIDTFRDGGGLWEQHRVEDVATPEAFVRDPDLVLRFYDMRRESIQTKQPNPAHEALARLDREWDGELLIVTQNIDDLHERAGAKRVLHMHGEHLNAWCTACDVRSRWTGTLVDRPDCPECGEPALRPDVVWFGEMPYQMDRIFAAIRDADLFVSIGTSGAVYPAVGFVQNANDLGADTLELNLERSQGSHWFDETRLGPAGQIVPEWVDEILSSR, encoded by the coding sequence ATGGGCGACATGACCGGCAAGAGCAATGGCATCCGCAACATCGTGATCCTGACCGGCGCAGGCGTTTCCGCCGAGAGCGGGATCGACACCTTTCGGGACGGCGGCGGCCTGTGGGAACAGCACCGGGTGGAGGATGTCGCCACGCCAGAGGCTTTCGTCCGGGACCCCGATCTGGTGCTGCGCTTTTACGACATGCGGCGCGAATCGATCCAGACCAAGCAGCCCAACCCCGCGCATGAGGCGCTGGCGCGGCTGGACCGAGAGTGGGACGGCGAGCTGCTGATCGTCACCCAGAATATCGACGATTTGCACGAACGCGCCGGCGCGAAACGCGTGCTGCATATGCATGGCGAGCATCTAAACGCATGGTGCACCGCCTGCGACGTGCGCAGCCGCTGGACCGGCACGCTGGTCGACCGGCCGGACTGCCCCGAATGCGGTGAACCGGCGCTGCGGCCCGATGTCGTCTGGTTCGGGGAAATGCCGTATCAGATGGACCGCATCTTCGCCGCGATCCGCGATGCCGACCTGTTCGTTTCCATCGGCACATCGGGTGCAGTCTATCCGGCAGTGGGGTTCGTCCAGAACGCCAACGATCTGGGCGCCGATACGCTGGAGCTGAATCTGGAGCGGAGCCAAGGGTCGCACTGGTTCGATGAGACGCGACTGGGCCCGGCGGGGCAGATCGTGCCGGAATGGGTGGACGAAATTCTGTCTTCTCGCTGA
- the dapB gene encoding 4-hydroxy-tetrahydrodipicolinate reductase — protein MARIGIVGSQGRMGGVLAGAIASAGHKLSGGVDRDCGDIGELAGKSDALVDFSAPVALQATLDACVTAGIPVLIGTTGLEEDHHAAIDAAAEKIAVLQTGNTSLGVTMLAHLVNEAASRLGDDWDIEVVEMHHRMKVDAPSGTALLLGEAAAKGRGVDLAAHSERGRDGITGKRAEGAIGFASLRGGTVAGEHTVYFAGAEERLALTHLAENRMIFARGAVKGADWLIGCEPGRYTMPQVLGL, from the coding sequence ATGGCACGCATCGGTATTGTCGGATCGCAGGGGCGCATGGGCGGCGTGTTGGCAGGCGCGATCGCCAGCGCCGGACACAAGCTGTCGGGCGGGGTGGACCGCGATTGCGGCGATATCGGAGAGCTTGCAGGAAAAAGCGACGCACTGGTCGATTTTTCCGCGCCGGTTGCGTTGCAGGCGACGCTGGATGCCTGCGTGACGGCTGGCATTCCGGTGTTGATCGGCACGACCGGGCTGGAGGAAGATCATCACGCGGCCATCGATGCGGCGGCGGAGAAAATCGCGGTGCTGCAAACGGGCAATACCTCGTTGGGCGTGACGATGCTGGCACACCTTGTGAACGAGGCGGCGTCGCGGCTGGGCGATGACTGGGATATCGAGGTGGTGGAAATGCATCACCGCATGAAGGTCGACGCGCCATCGGGCACCGCGCTTCTGCTGGGCGAGGCGGCGGCGAAGGGGCGGGGCGTCGACCTTGCAGCGCACTCCGAACGAGGTCGTGACGGCATTACCGGCAAGCGGGCCGAGGGCGCGATCGGCTTTGCCAGTTTACGCGGCGGCACCGTGGCGGGGGAGCATACCGTCTATTTCGCCGGAGCCGAAGAACGGCTGGCCCTGACCCATCTGGCAGAGAATCGCATGATCTTCGCGCGCGGCGCGGTGAAGGGCGCGGACTGGCTGATCGGGTGTGAGCCGGGGCGCTATACGATGCCGCAGGTCCTGGGCCTCTAG
- the nth gene encoding endonuclease III, with protein sequence MTKDEIFEFFRLLAEDNPDPETELEYGNAYQLVVAVALSAQATDVGVNKATRKLFERVKTPQQMLDLGEDGLKEHIKTIGLFNSKAKNVIALSRLLVDSYGGEVPDSREELVKLPGVGRKTANVVLNCWFGQETFAVDTHIFRVGNRTGLAKGKTPEQVEAKLEKRVPAPFRLGAHHWLILHGRYVCKARTPECWRCPVVELCSFRKKVLEKPKGR encoded by the coding sequence ATGACCAAGGACGAGATTTTTGAGTTCTTTCGCCTGCTGGCGGAGGACAATCCCGACCCCGAGACAGAGCTGGAATACGGCAATGCCTATCAGCTTGTCGTCGCGGTGGCCCTGTCGGCGCAGGCGACCGATGTCGGGGTGAACAAGGCGACGCGGAAACTGTTCGAACGTGTAAAAACGCCGCAGCAGATGCTCGATCTGGGCGAGGATGGCCTGAAAGAGCATATCAAGACCATCGGCCTGTTCAATTCCAAGGCGAAGAACGTCATCGCGCTCAGCCGGTTGCTCGTCGACAGCTATGGCGGCGAAGTGCCGGACAGCCGCGAGGAACTGGTCAAGCTGCCCGGCGTGGGGCGCAAGACCGCGAACGTGGTGCTGAACTGCTGGTTCGGGCAGGAGACTTTCGCGGTCGACACCCACATCTTCCGCGTCGGCAACCGCACAGGATTGGCGAAGGGCAAGACGCCCGAACAGGTAGAGGCGAAGCTGGAAAAACGCGTGCCCGCACCGTTCCGGCTGGGCGCGCATCACTGGCTGATCCTGCACGGGCGCTACGTGTGCAAGGCGCGAACGCCGGAGTGTTGGCGGTGTCCTGTGGTGGAGCTGTGCAGTTTCCGGAAGAAAGTGCTGGAAAAGCCGAAGGGGCGCTAG
- a CDS encoding dicarboxylate/amino acid:cation symporter, translating into MVRKWFAIPLWQRVVGALILGVILGLIWGPEAETIKWIGDFFIASIKMLVVPLIFFSLISGVTAIGDLRKLGAVGGRALLIFLVTSQFAVWLGLGLGTLFMPGVGLDQSRIEMGEIPEPKTEGWREMILSIVPQSPVQVMADANVLPLIVFALLIGIGILMAKEEGQPLTKIFDAGSVVMQKITILVMELTPFGVFALMAWVAGTFGVGALLALAKLVALNYAGCFILIGVVYVGLLKFFAKVPVGDFFRGMIDAIAVAYSTASSSATLPVTLRCLQRNIGVSPSVSSFTASLGATINMDGTAMYLGLATLFGAQIFGVQLDFADYVMVAVTATLGSVGAAGIPGTGLIMMTLVFSSVGVPLETIAFVAGVDRIMDMMRTVTNVTSDATCATTVAAQVGELDRAELVSADDV; encoded by the coding sequence ATGGTTCGCAAATGGTTCGCCATCCCCCTCTGGCAGCGCGTCGTCGGCGCGCTGATCCTTGGCGTCATCCTCGGCCTGATCTGGGGGCCTGAAGCCGAAACCATCAAGTGGATCGGCGACTTCTTTATCGCCTCTATCAAGATGCTGGTCGTACCGCTGATCTTCTTCAGCCTGATCTCCGGCGTCACCGCCATCGGCGATTTGCGCAAGTTGGGCGCGGTGGGCGGACGGGCGCTGCTCATCTTTCTCGTCACCAGCCAGTTCGCGGTTTGGCTCGGGCTTGGCCTTGGCACACTGTTCATGCCCGGCGTGGGTCTGGACCAGAGCCGGATCGAGATGGGCGAGATTCCCGAGCCGAAGACCGAAGGCTGGCGCGAGATGATCCTGTCGATCGTGCCGCAAAGCCCGGTGCAGGTCATGGCTGACGCCAATGTCCTGCCGCTGATCGTCTTTGCCCTGCTGATCGGCATCGGCATCCTGATGGCGAAGGAAGAAGGCCAACCGCTGACGAAGATTTTCGACGCAGGGTCGGTGGTGATGCAAAAGATCACGATCCTCGTCATGGAGCTCACCCCGTTCGGCGTCTTCGCGCTGATGGCATGGGTTGCGGGAACGTTCGGCGTGGGTGCTTTGCTGGCCTTGGCGAAGCTGGTCGCGCTGAATTACGCGGGGTGCTTTATCCTGATCGGGGTGGTCTATGTCGGGCTGTTGAAGTTCTTTGCCAAAGTGCCGGTCGGCGATTTCTTCCGCGGCATGATCGATGCCATCGCGGTCGCCTATTCCACCGCATCGTCCAGCGCGACATTGCCCGTCACACTACGCTGCCTGCAACGCAATATCGGCGTGTCGCCTTCGGTCAGCAGCTTCACCGCATCGCTGGGCGCGACGATCAACATGGACGGCACGGCGATGTATCTGGGCCTCGCCACCCTGTTCGGCGCGCAGATTTTTGGCGTTCAGCTGGACTTTGCCGACTACGTCATGGTGGCGGTGACCGCGACACTGGGCTCGGTCGGCGCGGCGGGCATTCCGGGCACGGGTTTGATCATGATGACTCTGGTGTTTTCCAGCGTCGGCGTTCCGCTGGAAACCATCGCCTTTGTCGCTGGCGTGGACCGGATCATGGACATGATGCGGACCGTCACCAACGTCACCAGCGACGCGACCTGCGCGACGACGGTGGCGGCGCAAGTGGGCGAACTGGACCGGGCGGAGCTGGTTAGCGCGGATGACGTGTAG
- the dapE gene encoding succinyl-diaminopimelate desuccinylase, producing MPTPLDLAQTLIACPSVTPATGSVFDALEGMLTPLGFTVTRTVDGEAPDDADGGGPVENLLAIRAGPEGSRHFAFAGHLDVVPPGEGWHTDAFAPEIRGDLLYGRGAVDMKGSIASMVAAVAAIPADAGTISFLITGDEEGPARHGTVALMQHMAEAGVAPDLILVGEPTSVNRLGDMMKIGRRGSVNIFLGVDGTQGHVAYPHLADNPAPKLVAMLAELDALVLDEGTDWFQHSNLEITEMAIGNPAHNVIPAKAEARISIRFNDLHSGASLSKKVTEIAERHGGWARPIISGEPFLTEPGAFSNMLADAIRAETGIEPELSTSGGTSDARFLKNIAPVIEFGLCNATMHKRDEAVAVADLDTLARIYERVARAALAG from the coding sequence ATGCCCACACCGCTCGACCTCGCACAAACACTGATTGCCTGCCCCAGCGTCACGCCCGCCACCGGGTCTGTGTTCGACGCTTTGGAAGGCATGCTTACCCCGCTGGGCTTCACGGTCACGCGCACGGTGGATGGCGAAGCGCCGGACGATGCTGACGGGGGAGGGCCGGTCGAGAACCTGCTCGCCATTCGCGCCGGCCCCGAAGGCAGCCGACACTTCGCCTTTGCCGGGCACCTCGACGTCGTCCCGCCGGGCGAAGGATGGCACACCGATGCCTTCGCGCCGGAGATTCGCGGCGACCTGCTTTACGGGCGCGGCGCGGTGGACATGAAGGGTTCGATCGCCAGCATGGTCGCGGCAGTCGCCGCAATCCCGGCGGACGCAGGCACGATCAGCTTCCTCATAACCGGTGACGAGGAAGGCCCCGCTCGACACGGCACCGTCGCACTGATGCAGCATATGGCCGAGGCAGGCGTTGCGCCCGACCTGATCCTTGTCGGCGAACCGACCAGCGTGAACCGGCTTGGCGACATGATGAAGATCGGGCGGCGCGGGTCGGTGAACATCTTTTTGGGCGTCGACGGCACGCAGGGTCACGTCGCCTATCCGCATCTGGCCGACAATCCCGCGCCCAAACTGGTCGCGATGCTGGCCGAACTGGACGCGCTGGTGTTGGACGAAGGGACCGACTGGTTCCAGCATTCGAACCTTGAGATTACCGAGATGGCCATCGGCAATCCCGCACACAACGTGATCCCGGCCAAGGCAGAGGCGCGCATCTCGATCCGCTTTAACGACCTGCATTCGGGCGCATCGCTGTCAAAGAAAGTCACTGAGATCGCCGAACGGCACGGCGGCTGGGCGCGCCCGATCATCAGCGGCGAACCGTTCCTGACCGAACCTGGTGCGTTTTCCAACATGCTGGCCGATGCGATCCGCGCCGAAACCGGGATAGAGCCCGAACTGTCGACCAGCGGCGGCACCTCCGACGCGCGGTTCCTGAAGAACATCGCCCCGGTGATCGAATTCGGCCTGTGCAACGCGACGATGCACAAGCGGGACGAGGCGGTGGCGGTAGCCGATCTGGACACGCTTGCCCGGATTTACGAACGGGTCGCGCGGGCCGCGCTGGCCGGATAA